The following coding sequences are from one Microtus pennsylvanicus isolate mMicPen1 chromosome 1, mMicPen1.hap1, whole genome shotgun sequence window:
- the Zfp14 gene encoding zinc finger protein 14 homolog isoform X1: protein MALAQGSVTFRDVAVDFSREEWEFLDSAQKSLYRDVMWENYSNFLSLAGPSISKRDEDGKEPEVAVKEGRRHCPDLVSRFKTKTSSSDKDIYGIYSLQWELMEKIKSYSLQGSGPRDDWEYESRAERQKEPQEGYLGQVKMTSEKGTHRKHRFLTEYQQVQSGEKFYECKECRKTFIRRSTLSQHLRIHTGEKPYKCKECGQPFRQRAHLIRHHKLHTGEKPHECKECGKAFTVLQELTQHQRLHTGEKPYECRECGKAFRVHQQLARHQRIHTGEKPYECKDCGKTFRQCTHLTRHQRLHTSEKLYDCKECGKAFVCGPDLRVHQKIHFGEKPYACKDCGKSFRICQQLTVHQSIHTGEKPYECKECGKAFRLRQQLVRHQRIHTREKPYECLECWKTFSSYSQLISHQSIHVGERPYECQECGKAFRLYSQLTQHQSIHTGEKPYECKECRKPFRLLSQLTQHQSIHTGEKPHECKDCGKAFRLYSFLSQHQRIHTGEKPYKCKECKKAFRQHSHLTQHQKIHSGT from the exons ATGGCCCTAGCCCAG GGTTCAGTGACGTTCAGGGATGTGGCTGTGGATTTCTCACGGGAGGAGTGGGAGTTCCTGGACTCTGCTCAGAAGAGCCTGTACAGGGACGTGATGTGGGAGAACTACAGCAATTTCCTCTCTCTGG CAGGACCTTCCATTTCTAAGAGAGATGAAGACGGGAAGGAGCCTGAGGTAGCTgtgaaagaagggagaagacatTGTCCCG atttggtGTCCAGATTCAAGACCAAGACTTCATCTTCAGACAAGGATATCTATGGAATATATTCATTACAGTGGGAGTTGatggagaaaattaaaagctACAGCCTTCAAGGTTCTGGTCCTAGAGATGATTGGGAATATGAAAGCAGGGCTGAGCGACAAAAGGAACCACAGGAAGGTTATCTGGGGCAGGTGAAAATGACCTCTGAGAAAGGCACGCACAGAAAGCACCGTTTCCTTACCGAGTACCAGCAGGTTCAGAGTGGAGAAAAGTTCTACGAATGTAAAGAGTGCAGGAAGACCTTTATCCGCCGCTCAACGCTTAGTCAGCACTTGAGAATCCACACTGGTGAGAAACCGTACAAATGCAAGGAATGTGGGCAGCCCTTCAGACAGCGTGCACACCTTATCCGACACCACAAACTGCACACCGGTGAGAAGCCCCATGAGTGTAaggagtgtgggaaggccttcacAGTGCTCCAAGAACTCACTCAGCATCAGCGGCTCCATACGGGGGAGAAGCCGTATGAGTGCAGGGAGTGTGGAAAGGCCTTCCGGGTGCATCAGCAGCTGGCGCGGCATCAGAGGATTCACACCGGGGAGAAGCCCTACGAGTGCAAGGACTGTGGCAAGACCTTCAGACAGTGCACACACCTCACCCGGCACCAGCGACTGCACACTTCCGAGAAGCTGTATGACTGTAaggagtgtgggaaagccttcgtGTGCGGCCCAGACCTTCGAGTCCATCAGAAGATCCACTTCGGCGAGAAGCCCTATGCCtgtaaggactgtggcaagtCCTTCAGGATATGCCAACAGCTAACTGTCCATCAGAGCATCCACACTggggagaaaccctatgaatgtaaggaATGCGGGAAGGCCTTCAGGTTGAGGCAACAGCTTGTTCGCCATCAGAGAATCCACACCCGTGAGAAGCCCTACGAATGTCTAGAGTGTTGGAAGACCTTCAGTAGTTATTCCCAGCTGATCTCACACCAGAGCATTCATGTGGGCGAGAGACCCTACGAGTGCCAAGAGTGTGGAAAAGCCTTCCGACTGTACTCGCAGCTCACTCAGCACCAGAGTATCCACACGGGCGAGAAGCCCTATGAGTGTAAGGAGTGTCGGAAGCCTTTCCGGCTGCTCTCCCAGCTCACTCAGCACCAGAGCATCCACACGGGCGAGAAGCCCCACGAGTGCAAGGACTGTGGGAAGGCTTTCCGGCTCTACTCATTTCTCTCTCAACACCAGCGgatccacactggagagaagccctacaaATGTAAGGAGTGTAAGAAGGCCTTCAGACAGCACTCGCACCTCACCCAGCATCAGAAGATCCACAGTGGAACTTAA
- the Zfp14 gene encoding zinc finger protein 14 homolog isoform X2, whose amino-acid sequence MALAQGSVTFRDVAVDFSREEWEFLDSAQKSLYRDVMWENYSNFLSLGPSISKRDEDGKEPEVAVKEGRRHCPDLVSRFKTKTSSSDKDIYGIYSLQWELMEKIKSYSLQGSGPRDDWEYESRAERQKEPQEGYLGQVKMTSEKGTHRKHRFLTEYQQVQSGEKFYECKECRKTFIRRSTLSQHLRIHTGEKPYKCKECGQPFRQRAHLIRHHKLHTGEKPHECKECGKAFTVLQELTQHQRLHTGEKPYECRECGKAFRVHQQLARHQRIHTGEKPYECKDCGKTFRQCTHLTRHQRLHTSEKLYDCKECGKAFVCGPDLRVHQKIHFGEKPYACKDCGKSFRICQQLTVHQSIHTGEKPYECKECGKAFRLRQQLVRHQRIHTREKPYECLECWKTFSSYSQLISHQSIHVGERPYECQECGKAFRLYSQLTQHQSIHTGEKPYECKECRKPFRLLSQLTQHQSIHTGEKPHECKDCGKAFRLYSFLSQHQRIHTGEKPYKCKECKKAFRQHSHLTQHQKIHSGT is encoded by the exons ATGGCCCTAGCCCAG GGTTCAGTGACGTTCAGGGATGTGGCTGTGGATTTCTCACGGGAGGAGTGGGAGTTCCTGGACTCTGCTCAGAAGAGCCTGTACAGGGACGTGATGTGGGAGAACTACAGCAATTTCCTCTCTCTGG GACCTTCCATTTCTAAGAGAGATGAAGACGGGAAGGAGCCTGAGGTAGCTgtgaaagaagggagaagacatTGTCCCG atttggtGTCCAGATTCAAGACCAAGACTTCATCTTCAGACAAGGATATCTATGGAATATATTCATTACAGTGGGAGTTGatggagaaaattaaaagctACAGCCTTCAAGGTTCTGGTCCTAGAGATGATTGGGAATATGAAAGCAGGGCTGAGCGACAAAAGGAACCACAGGAAGGTTATCTGGGGCAGGTGAAAATGACCTCTGAGAAAGGCACGCACAGAAAGCACCGTTTCCTTACCGAGTACCAGCAGGTTCAGAGTGGAGAAAAGTTCTACGAATGTAAAGAGTGCAGGAAGACCTTTATCCGCCGCTCAACGCTTAGTCAGCACTTGAGAATCCACACTGGTGAGAAACCGTACAAATGCAAGGAATGTGGGCAGCCCTTCAGACAGCGTGCACACCTTATCCGACACCACAAACTGCACACCGGTGAGAAGCCCCATGAGTGTAaggagtgtgggaaggccttcacAGTGCTCCAAGAACTCACTCAGCATCAGCGGCTCCATACGGGGGAGAAGCCGTATGAGTGCAGGGAGTGTGGAAAGGCCTTCCGGGTGCATCAGCAGCTGGCGCGGCATCAGAGGATTCACACCGGGGAGAAGCCCTACGAGTGCAAGGACTGTGGCAAGACCTTCAGACAGTGCACACACCTCACCCGGCACCAGCGACTGCACACTTCCGAGAAGCTGTATGACTGTAaggagtgtgggaaagccttcgtGTGCGGCCCAGACCTTCGAGTCCATCAGAAGATCCACTTCGGCGAGAAGCCCTATGCCtgtaaggactgtggcaagtCCTTCAGGATATGCCAACAGCTAACTGTCCATCAGAGCATCCACACTggggagaaaccctatgaatgtaaggaATGCGGGAAGGCCTTCAGGTTGAGGCAACAGCTTGTTCGCCATCAGAGAATCCACACCCGTGAGAAGCCCTACGAATGTCTAGAGTGTTGGAAGACCTTCAGTAGTTATTCCCAGCTGATCTCACACCAGAGCATTCATGTGGGCGAGAGACCCTACGAGTGCCAAGAGTGTGGAAAAGCCTTCCGACTGTACTCGCAGCTCACTCAGCACCAGAGTATCCACACGGGCGAGAAGCCCTATGAGTGTAAGGAGTGTCGGAAGCCTTTCCGGCTGCTCTCCCAGCTCACTCAGCACCAGAGCATCCACACGGGCGAGAAGCCCCACGAGTGCAAGGACTGTGGGAAGGCTTTCCGGCTCTACTCATTTCTCTCTCAACACCAGCGgatccacactggagagaagccctacaaATGTAAGGAGTGTAAGAAGGCCTTCAGACAGCACTCGCACCTCACCCAGCATCAGAAGATCCACAGTGGAACTTAA